One window of the Thermasporomyces composti genome contains the following:
- a CDS encoding ATP-dependent DNA ligase, whose product MRLPVMPPVAPMLAKPIKHIPHGEYSYEPKWDGFRSIVFRDGDDVEIGSRNERPMTRYFPELVDAVKQSLPARCVIDGEIVIPNAEGVRLDFDALQQRIHPAQSRVRLLAQRTPAHFVAFDLLALDDTNYCGRPFAERRAALVEALADAGPRIHVTPATTDRSLAERWFRQFEGAGLDGVIAKPLNGTYEPDRRVMFKVKHERTADCVVAGYRLHKSGPDAIGSLLLGLYTDAGDLANVGVIGAFPLARRRELFRELQPLVTTFDDHPWSWAAQEAGTRTPRNAETSRWSRGKDLSFVPLRPERVVEVRYDHMEGNRFRHTAQFVRWRPDRDPRSCTYAQLEEPVRFDLGAILGLKP is encoded by the coding sequence ATGCGACTTCCGGTCATGCCTCCGGTCGCGCCGATGCTGGCGAAACCGATCAAGCACATCCCCCACGGCGAGTACTCCTACGAGCCGAAGTGGGATGGCTTCCGTTCCATCGTCTTCCGCGACGGCGACGACGTCGAGATCGGCAGCCGGAACGAGCGACCTATGACGCGCTACTTCCCTGAGCTTGTCGACGCCGTCAAGCAGAGCCTGCCGGCTCGCTGCGTCATCGACGGTGAGATCGTCATCCCCAACGCCGAAGGCGTACGCCTCGATTTCGACGCGCTGCAGCAGCGAATCCATCCGGCACAAAGCCGCGTGCGGCTGCTCGCCCAGCGGACCCCTGCCCACTTCGTCGCCTTCGACCTGCTCGCCCTGGATGACACCAACTACTGCGGCCGTCCGTTCGCCGAACGGCGAGCCGCGCTCGTCGAGGCGCTCGCCGACGCCGGTCCGCGGATCCACGTCACGCCGGCGACGACCGACCGAAGCCTCGCCGAACGATGGTTCCGGCAGTTCGAGGGAGCCGGTCTGGACGGTGTGATCGCCAAGCCGCTCAACGGCACGTACGAGCCGGACCGCCGGGTGATGTTCAAGGTCAAGCACGAGCGCACCGCCGACTGCGTCGTCGCCGGCTACCGGCTGCACAAGAGCGGACCCGACGCCATCGGCTCGCTGCTCCTCGGCCTCTACACCGACGCCGGCGACCTCGCCAACGTCGGGGTCATCGGCGCCTTCCCTCTCGCCCGCCGCCGGGAGCTGTTCCGCGAGCTCCAGCCGTTGGTCACGACCTTCGACGACCACCCATGGTCCTGGGCGGCCCAGGAAGCCGGTACTCGCACGCCCCGCAACGCCGAGACCAGCCGATGGAGCCGAGGCAAGGACCTGTCGTTCGTACCGCTACGGCCGGAGCGGGTGGTCGAGGTCCGCTATGACCACATGGAGGGGAATCGGTTCCGTCACACCGCGCAGTTCGTCCGGTGGCGACCGGACCGAGACCCGCGGTCGTGCACCTACGCGCAGCTGGAGGAGCCGGTCCGCTTCGACCTGGGAGCCATCCTCGGCCTCAAGCCGTGA
- a CDS encoding pyrimidine reductase family protein encodes MPRYSDVELDDTALADLYRFPTGRRWVRATFISTVDGAAQGPDHKSGSLSGPADRRVLALLRALSDVVLVGATTARVEGYRPADIRPAFAPIRASLGLPPTPPIAIVTHSLDVPGPLLDDPRTIVLTSADTDPERRARLAERVDVVVAGRQWVDAAAAMTALEERGHTRILCEGGPTFFAFLARGGLIDDLCLTISPSLEAGFAPRIANGLELAEPARLELAMLLEDQGFLFTRYLVTR; translated from the coding sequence ATGCCTCGATACAGCGACGTCGAGCTCGACGACACCGCGCTGGCAGACCTCTACCGGTTCCCCACCGGCCGCCGCTGGGTCCGCGCCACCTTCATCTCGACCGTCGACGGCGCCGCCCAAGGCCCCGACCACAAGTCGGGTTCTCTGTCCGGCCCGGCCGACCGGCGCGTGCTGGCCTTGCTTCGCGCCTTGTCCGACGTCGTGCTCGTCGGCGCCACGACCGCACGAGTCGAGGGCTACCGCCCAGCAGACATCAGGCCAGCGTTCGCCCCGATCAGAGCCTCCCTCGGGCTGCCTCCCACCCCGCCCATCGCCATCGTCACGCACTCCCTCGACGTCCCCGGCCCGCTGCTCGACGACCCTCGCACCATCGTGCTCACGTCAGCCGACACCGATCCGGAGCGTCGGGCTCGGCTGGCCGAGCGCGTGGACGTCGTCGTGGCGGGCCGTCAGTGGGTGGACGCCGCCGCCGCGATGACCGCTCTGGAGGAGCGAGGACACACCCGCATCCTCTGCGAAGGCGGGCCGACGTTCTTCGCCTTCTTGGCCCGTGGCGGCTTGATTGACGACCTGTGCCTGACGATCTCGCCCTCCCTGGAGGCTGGTTTCGCGCCTCGCATCGCCAACGGCCTGGAGCTGGCCGAGCCGGCGCGGCTCGAGCTGGCGATGCTGCTCGAGGATCAGGGGTTCCTTTTCACCCGGTACCTCGTCACGCGCTAG
- the glgX gene encoding glycogen debranching protein GlgX gives MVEVWPGSPYPLGATFDGAGTNFALFSEIADAVELCLFDADGQETRVELTEREASVWHGYLPRVGPGQRYGFRVHGPYEPATGHRCNPAKLLLDPYAKAIEGEIDWDEALFSYHFGDPDSLNTLDSAPHTMKSVVVNPYFDWQDDRHPRHPYHETVIYEAHVKGLTIQHPDIPEALRGTYAGLASPPMIDHLRSLGVTAVELMPVHQFVHDSTLVQRGLRNYWGYNTIGYFAPHNAYAASGQLGEQVQEFKAMVRALHRAGIEVILDVVYNHTAEGNHLGPTLAFRGIDNAAYYRLVDDDPRYYMDTTGTGNSLLMRHPYVLQLIMDSLRYWVTEMHVDGFRFDLAATLARQFHEVDRLSAFFDLVQQDPIVSQVKLIAEPWDVGPGGYQVGNFPPVWTEWNGKYRDCVRDFWRGRPATLGEFAMRLTGSSDLYEDDGRKPYASINFITAHDGFTLRDLVSYNTKHNEANGEHNRDGTSDNRSWNCGVEGPTDDPDILALRDRQCRNFLATLFLSQGVPMISHGDELGRTQHGNNNAYSQDNPISWIDWQNVDERLLEFTRTVSRLRAEHPVFRRRRFFDGLGRGGLGDIAWLKPDGTEMTDQDWTTGFAKSLTVFLNGDAIREPGPQGERIVDDSFLLLFNASEEDLEFTLPPRHYGSLWVPVLDTADDELRDRQHLLAGERLKLISRSLVVLKRSSQLTAR, from the coding sequence ATGGTAGAGGTCTGGCCGGGCTCGCCGTATCCGCTGGGAGCCACGTTCGACGGCGCGGGCACGAACTTCGCGCTGTTCAGCGAGATCGCCGACGCGGTCGAGCTCTGTCTGTTCGACGCCGACGGTCAGGAGACCAGGGTCGAGCTCACCGAGCGAGAGGCGTCGGTGTGGCACGGCTACCTCCCCCGCGTCGGACCCGGCCAGCGGTACGGCTTCCGTGTCCACGGTCCGTACGAGCCGGCGACCGGCCACCGGTGCAATCCCGCGAAGCTCCTGCTGGACCCGTACGCCAAGGCGATCGAGGGCGAGATCGACTGGGACGAGGCGCTGTTCTCCTACCACTTCGGCGACCCGGACTCGCTCAACACACTGGACTCCGCGCCGCACACGATGAAGTCGGTGGTGGTCAATCCGTACTTCGACTGGCAGGACGACCGTCATCCGCGCCACCCCTACCACGAGACCGTCATCTACGAGGCCCATGTCAAGGGGTTGACGATCCAGCACCCTGACATCCCCGAGGCATTGCGCGGCACCTACGCAGGTTTGGCCTCACCGCCGATGATCGACCACCTCCGGTCCCTTGGCGTGACCGCGGTCGAGCTCATGCCCGTGCACCAGTTCGTCCACGACAGCACCCTGGTGCAGCGAGGTCTTCGCAACTACTGGGGCTACAACACCATCGGCTACTTCGCGCCACACAACGCCTACGCGGCCTCCGGTCAGCTGGGCGAGCAGGTGCAGGAGTTCAAGGCGATGGTGCGCGCTCTGCACCGGGCGGGCATCGAGGTCATCCTCGACGTGGTCTACAACCACACCGCCGAGGGCAACCACCTCGGACCCACGCTCGCCTTCCGAGGAATCGACAACGCCGCCTACTACCGGCTCGTCGACGATGACCCGCGCTACTACATGGACACCACGGGGACCGGCAACAGCCTGCTCATGCGCCACCCGTATGTCCTGCAGCTCATCATGGACTCCCTGCGGTACTGGGTGACCGAGATGCACGTCGACGGGTTCCGGTTCGACCTGGCGGCGACGCTCGCCCGCCAGTTCCACGAGGTCGACCGGCTGTCGGCGTTCTTCGACCTCGTCCAACAGGACCCGATCGTCTCGCAGGTCAAGCTGATCGCTGAGCCGTGGGATGTCGGACCGGGTGGCTACCAGGTCGGCAACTTCCCACCGGTGTGGACGGAGTGGAACGGCAAGTACCGCGACTGCGTTCGCGACTTCTGGCGAGGTCGTCCGGCCACGCTCGGCGAGTTCGCGATGCGACTCACCGGGTCGTCGGACCTCTATGAGGACGACGGGCGCAAGCCGTACGCGTCGATCAACTTCATCACCGCCCACGACGGCTTCACGTTGCGCGACCTGGTCAGCTACAACACCAAGCACAACGAGGCCAACGGCGAGCACAACCGCGACGGCACCTCCGACAACCGCTCCTGGAACTGCGGCGTCGAGGGACCGACCGACGATCCGGACATCCTTGCCCTGCGAGACCGACAGTGCCGCAACTTCCTGGCGACGCTGTTCTTGTCCCAGGGAGTCCCCATGATCTCGCACGGCGACGAGCTGGGCCGGACGCAGCACGGCAACAACAACGCCTACTCCCAAGACAACCCCATCTCTTGGATCGACTGGCAGAACGTCGACGAGCGGCTCCTGGAGTTCACCCGGACCGTGAGCCGCCTACGCGCGGAGCACCCGGTCTTCCGAAGGCGACGCTTCTTCGACGGCCTCGGTCGAGGCGGCCTCGGCGACATCGCCTGGCTCAAGCCGGACGGGACGGAGATGACCGACCAGGACTGGACGACCGGCTTCGCCAAGTCGCTCACGGTGTTCCTCAACGGTGACGCGATCCGCGAGCCGGGGCCGCAGGGTGAGCGGATCGTCGACGACTCGTTCCTGCTGTTGTTCAACGCCTCCGAAGAGGACCTGGAGTTCACCCTTCCGCCCCGCCACTACGGGTCGCTCTGGGTCCCGGTTCTCGACACCGCCGACGACGAGCTGCGGGACCGTCAGCACCTGCTCGCAGGAGAGCGCCTGAAGCTGATCTCGCGCTCTCTCGTAGTCCTGAAACGTTCCTCCCAGCTCACGGCCCGCTGA